The genomic DNA GGGCTTTAATTtaacacaggttttttttttcagcacttgGCATAGTTGGCAAAAGCAATTTGTAAACATAAACTCCCTGTGAGCAAtctgatgtgtttgtaaaagcaGACATGCCACTCAGGTACAGAAACACAGTACGAGTCCATTGTGACCTAACGGCTCCATGAATGCTGCAAATTTCATGAAGCTTGTACATTTTTGCACAAAGAGCTGTGTGAGAATttgcactgacaaacacatgtgtgcgcgcacgcacgcacgcacgcacgcacgcacacacacacaaacacaacaacatccACTCAAACGCATACCCCTACACACGGAAACAAACACACCGGCATGTTTATGCACTCACAGTATTCCACAAGGACCAGCATGCATCTAGAGCAGATgaatacacgtacacacaattaacacacacacacacacacacacacacacacacacacacacacacagcgcggAGATCAGCCTGTGAAATTTTAACAGGCACATCCAGGCAGGAGTTACATGTTGAGTCCTGCCGCTAAAGCATTACAGAAATGTCACGTGGCCTGAAGTTCCAGAGTTCCAAGGTGTAGAACCACTGTTGCAATCAGTTTTAAACCAACTGCTTAACGAATTTTCCCGCGTAGATGTTGTTTGCTCAGGTTCATAGACCCAGTACCTTTCAGAGAAGGAGCCCCAGAGTGGCAGCTGATGACtcagcatttttcttttgttgttgttgttgtttttgttgttgttgtttttttccaggtgATGGCAGTGCAGTGGCCTTTAGGGGTGGTTTTGCGGTTTTTATTTTCGTTATCTGTATGGTAATGGCAAGCTGTTCCTGCTCTAGCCTCCTCCGTGGCTGACGACAGGACCAGACTCTCACTGCCTGCCCGATTGACTGTAAAAACAGCCATCTgctccactccctctctctctctctctctctctcttttccttaaAGTGGTGAGGCGACCAAAGGCTGCAGTCCTTACGCTCCATTTGCGCCAACGAGCGGCTCGTACCCGTACCTGTGTGTTTTGGCTTTAATTTCCATCCTTTATCTCCATTATTTAGACTGAGATGAATCCTCTCCACTCTCTtccgccttctctctctctcgtgtgtgtgtgtgtgtgtgtgtgtgtgtgtgtttctgtgggcaTTTGTGCGTTCTGCAGCTCTCTTGAGCTGCAGGGAAGTGTTTGTAAAATCTTTATTATCGTTTGGCATGTTGAGGCACAGGGACAAGAACAaacattgttattgttgttgttgttgttgttgttgttgatggtggGGATGGTGTTGTTTAAGTGGTATACAAATGGGCTATCTAAAAAGTGGAACACATGACTCAAtgtctcaaagaaaaaaagaatttgttttaaCCTTCTAATACACACATCAAAACTCTGTGACCCCAAGGGATCCCtcagtggaagtgtgtgtgtgtgtgtgtgtgtgtgcacttgatTTTGCTAACTTAGGAGACATTTAACAGTAGTaggacattttgtgtgtgcacgcgcatgctGAAAAACGTATGATGGGGGTCCTAGCTGTCATGAGGTTTCTATAGTTGTGgtgcaagaaaaaaagtgtgttactcactcactcagcagTGTGGAGCCTTAGTGATCcaccagagaaagagtgagagagggagagagagagagagtgtgtgagagagagagagagagagagagagagtgagagagagagagagagagagagtgtgagagagagagagagagagagagagagagtgtgagagagagagagggagagagagagagagagagtgtgtgagagagagagagagagagagggagagagagagagggtaagagagaaagacagagagagagaaagagagaatgagagagggagagagagagagactttcacAGCTtgagtggaaaaagaaaagtgacagaCTCTCCACCAGCATCCacagcttttctctcttcactccttTAAACTGATTCTCTTCACTCGTTTAAAAACAgactacacagacagacagctctttaGAAGAATCTTATTCATCAGTTTCCTCTTTTAATGGAAACGCATCCCCCTTGTTCTCCATCTCCGGAGACTGCACACTCTCGTACAGGTATTCCCGCCTCTCGCTCTCCTGGAGCGATTACAGAGCAGGTGctcagagagggaagagaaaaagaaaaaaaaaaaaaaggcacaggtCTTTTGCActgattagatttttttctcaGGTCATGATCGGCCCCTTCCCAATACTTTTAAAAGctccctttctctgcctcctcgCAGCCCTGACCCGAGTCTGTCAAGGTTACGGCAGAAAGATGTTTGTCTCCTGTAGTACAAAGCATTCAGAAACACTGCAGGGATCCTTCACTTTCGTCTGGGTGtttgaaaagagaacagaatttcagaaagagagagagaggaaggggttagggaaaaaaaaacacaaaaccatcgCACAGAGGGCAGAGACATGAACGACTGAAcggaatgaaaaagagagaaaaacaagtgaTGTTCATATTTGTGTTCAATTTGGACTCAACCGCTAGACTCATTTCTctatggaattttttttccccctttgcattctccgtgtttttttttttcctttcctctctacGGATGGGATAACGAGGAGCTTGGAAGTCcggggttatttatttatttatttatttatttatttttccgcGGATAGTTTCAATTAGCGTCAGATCCTCTCTCCATCCAAGCGAAGGCCCAGTTTAGTCACACAGAACGCACTCTGACTCAAGCATTAAATGAAACGCAGCTGAGTGTCCTGGACCACAGCAGATGGCCTTATCACAAATTAAGCTCCGCGTACCCTCCAACAAACTCCGCCCCCCCCCTAAATTTATGGCCCGGCGTTTTGAAGCTCTGACCCGTCTCTCCTCTGTTCGTTTAGCCGCGTCTCGGTTGATTGGTCGAGGACCAGGTCCACGAGGAAGCGTCTTGTATCCCAGATCGTCTCTTTCTCGTCCGTGTTTTGTAACAGGAGGGGCTGATACGCTGCGCGGTGGGGTGACAGCTGCTTAATTTCGGCGATGTTTAAATCTCCCCCTGTGCAACATAATTGATAGCAACACGAtccagatgagtgtgtgtgtgtgtgtgtgtgtgtgtgtgtgtgtctccgctGTGGCTTTCTGGGAAAGACCCGCCCCCCTGTTACTTCTGTTAGTTAATGCGGCCATCTTCCAGGAAGGACTCTTAATTACGCCCACGTTCACGACGTTAATGAATGAAAACTGTCTGGGCGTTGTATCGATTCCCGCGCTTCTCGTTCTCCCTCGGCACGAAGCTCCACTTCCTCATGCAGGGGAAGCGGCGAAGAAGCATCGAGTTCAGTCAACGCTCGCCCCGGTCAATACGACCCTGTCTGCACGTTCCAAATAAGGTCGCTCAGCACGAAACCAACCCGGGAGGCAATTAACCTGTCGCAAAAATTCTTCTGGTTCTAACCCTAAAACGTCGGTACCAACACCTTCTGTTGGCTTTCTTTACTTTACCGCCGTTAAGTAATGCCGCTTGTgtgaagagggggaaaaaaaaaacagctgtgacTACCATGTCGTGAATAGTCACCCAGTCTTCACAAACGTCCCCATAAATCTTTGTTACAGGACACAGACATACGCAGGCGCTGTCTGCATGGCTGCAGATTCACAGTGTAACAATACGTGTACAGTGTCAGATACTGTTATCTGCATGTGGAAGCTCCCCCCCTCTACACCGAATTACTTATGAAATATGATCACAGGtttgagtggggtttttttttttttctattttggtcttttcttttttttttttgtgatcgATAAGAACGTATGCAGGGAGGTCAGGATGAGAGAATGAGATTTTAATAGTGTCCTGTGTGAGTATCTCTGATAATACGCTCAGAGATgttcctctctcctgtttcctGATATCAAATCCACGCTGCCCTGTGTTCGCCGCGCTACGAGAACATGATGCTAATGCCACACAGTCGACACGGCGCGTGAGGCAGGTGGCGTCTCGTAAGCTGCGTCTGTTATTGTCGGGTCGTGACATCCCTAGTTTTGATGTCGTGACCCCTTGAATGTTGATCTCTTCCTGTGTGATGGTGTCGTCGCCTAGCGACAGTGAGGAACCGCATGAATTGTCATCTTGCCatttatttaagttttaaaaaatcGCTGTTTgtggagttttaaaaaaatgtctttgaagaCTTAACGCTTTGAACATTGAAGCTTTAGTTGAAAGGTGGTGATTTTTAAGGTCAgaaattactttaaaatgagaattttctttgattttctttccAAAGGCATAATTTTAGACTCCAGTTAATCTCCCATATTTATGGGTATGCTGCAGGTGATATTTTGCTTTTTCATGGAACCAAAAATTTCTCAGAACATTGCACTTATTTCAAATTACTGCATTatttgaaaagcattttaatgagacattctgtgaatgtttttgaaatgctAACCATTATGTGACGTGGCACTTACTTTATTCAAGTCAACTGCTTTTAGGCTTGTTAGCAGAGTTTCTCTCACATTCTTTCTATCTTAATCTTTGTcactctccctgcctccctccctcactctctctctccctccctctctctctctctccctccctctctctctctctaatccttATTTCCTGCTGAACAGTAAAAGAAAGGAGAACATTCATTGGGGAGTTTACCTCCGGTCATTAACTGTGGGGGagaacacacattctctctctctctctctccctctctctctgtctctctctccctctctccagtcaaaTCATCTCACTGAATGACTGATGTGGTGAACCAGCACTCTCACTCCCATCCCTATACTCCACAGTATCACTAACTGGATTAGCATCCTATccaagtccacacacacacacacacgcatgcgcacgcacacacacacacacacaggcacacgcacgcatgcgcacacacacgcgcacacacacacacacatacacacacgtgcacgcacacacgcgcacacacacgcacgcacacatacacacacgcgcacacacacacacacacacatacacacagacatctcactGCCACTAATGGGCCCGTAATGGTTTATTTGGCCCATCTATTTATCTAAGGTCAAACTGAATCATTGGCTGTCAGTCAAACCAAGCTGACTGAATTCTTGGAAAGTGTTTAAAAATGCGCTCTAACCTGAGTGAGCATTAAAATTAGATATTGTTGGTCATGTTTTGACAGCCCCTCAAGGTTACCTGTCAGCCCTGGGGAGACAGACCTCTCTATTTTAAAATTTATGGAATTAAAAAAGATTGTTTATACGTTTATGAATAatagggggagaaaaaaacatcgGTTTGTTCTGAATGGGAATAATGGAGCTTTGAGGGGgactgtgaagtgtgtgtgtgaacgcgcATTAAAGACTGTCAGTCAAGAGTTAGTCGTGTAATCATGTTAGCAGTTAGCACTGAAAACCAATTGGCTGAGGACGGAGATGCCACGGTAACCAAGTTAGGGGCCACAGACATTTGGAATAAACATTGTGacatagagtgtgtgtgtgtgtgtgtttgcatgtgtatttgtgtatgtgtgtagtgtgtttatgagtgtatacacatttctgtgtgtatttttcctctgtgtgtgtgtgtgtgtgtgtgtgtgtgtctgtgtgtgagcgggGCTTGACAAAAACATGCCATAGCAACCTGAGCTCTTTAGAATAACGCACATCCAGAAAGATTCCTCTCTCAAGCTCCGCCCCTCCTCCCGATCTCCACACCCTCTTCTGGCCTGGTGGCTGATGGGAAATATGGCTCCCGAGATGAGGTGCTGGCAGTGAAATGGCTGAGGACAGGCTGCACGCTGAGGCATGGAAATCAAATTTGAGCTAATTAATTACACACAGTAATTGGAACGCGGTTTTAATAGATTAATTGGTATGCTTCCAATGTGCTGaaggaagggttttttttttgttttttgttttttttaatgtaagtcCTCTCTTGCTCCTCCATATTCATAAGAGCCAACCAGGGAATCGCCGTCTTCTGACGTGACAGCTCAACCCGCGGACGTTAGCGGCCGTCTGGCTAATCTGCCGTCTTTGTCTTTATCTGCGTCGCGTCTGGGAAGACGTGATGACTCAAACCCACTCAAAGCCCGTTCATTAAGtaccattttctctctctctctctctctcttgttctctctctgtctttctctgagtaCTTGATTTCCTATTGTTGTGACTTTAATCTTCAGCACTACTCTCCTTCCTCCGCTTTACTCTTGTCATCAATATAAACAGGGGCTTGAACAGGGACTCTCTGTGCATTTACTCAGCGAGAGAGAGGTGATTTTATCTtgtggtttttttaaaaatctgacaatgtttttatttatttttttttactctattCACAGCAGTCAATAGATAAACCGTAATGCAGTGCATTTTAATCTAACATCCCAAGAGTAGTGCTTTGCTCTTAAGAGAGTCTTGTATTCATTCTAATGGTTTACTCTGTCTGGACGGACACGCTACACTGCAGATGGATCTTACTCCACTACAGTTATGTTATAATTTTTAGGGTTGATGGTTAAATAAATGGATTGAAATTCCTTAGAATTCATAAGtccttaataataataataataataataataataataataataatctcgTCAATCTCAGTTCTTCTGTTTTACTCGGCTCGAAGAATTGTGGCAGGTCGTCTaaccactgtctgtgtgtgtgtgtgtgtgtgtgtgtgtatgtatccaGTGACAGTATTGACCACTGTCCtgaccttcatcatcgtgtaaCACCGTCCGCAGCATGGGCGATATCGAGTGGGTTAGCATTTGTAGCGCTTTTTCAATAGGTCAGTGTTAAAGGGCGAATGGACAGCCATTATTGATTAGAAGGCATTGTGACTGAGTCCTGTAATCCACCCATCATGTGGCTGGTCTGAgagtctctatctctcttctcaAGGTCCCTGTCAATCTGTCTGGTACCATATCATTCTTATTTGAGTCAACCAATTCTTTGTTCCAATGACACTACTTCATATCTAGCCTGGTGCCAACCAGAGGAGGCTGGGCTCCCCCTTCTGAGTCTTGCTTCCCCTTAATGTTTTGACCAACGGGAGTTTGTCCCTGCCGTTGTTTTGGTCTTGatcactgggggggggggggggggggggggtcacagacGTGGTATCCTGTAAAGCTGCCTTGTGACAATGCctgttggcaaaaaaaaagagatatagggctaaaaatgaaacagaatccCCTGAGGACTGACAGCGCTGCATTGGAAATGCTGTCAAATCGTAACGTGTAACCCAGTTAGAATCTGTACTGTATATCTGAGTCGTTTGTGTTCTATAAGGGCATTGCgtctctcatgttctctgtaCGAACGgagctctctctcctctccttctctctctctctctcttttctcctctcttcatctctttcacCCTGAACAACCCAGTCTCTCAACTTGTCACAAATCTTCGAAACAAATAGGAAAACACGCTTCATAGAAGCGGCGCTTTCATAACTCGTaatttttctgaaaacacattttttttccccccagcgTTATTCTGTTATATCTGAGACTCGTCTCTGCATTCAAGCTGCGAACATTTCCCACTGTCCGaaaattgatttcatttttggttGCTTATTTCCTTTCATTGCTTGGACGTCGAGCGGCTGGTTTTTCGGCATAACTCAACGCAGTGGTGTGTCTGGCGACGCGCTGATTGGAAATGATCCGTTTCcctgcgtgagagagagagctaccgggagagaggaaatgagggaGACTGTCCGCTAATGACCTTCACCTCACGACACGTCCATCAGCTCACGTCGTTAAAATCGGCACGGACATTAATATATGACGTATTTCCTTTTCTCGGTTAACAAAACAGATGCTGTATCAGAGCCTTAGGTCGCCTGTGTGCTCCTGTTCGTTGTACAGAATCACAAGCCGGGGAACTTTTTCTGTATTGAAAAGTGTTGGTGTTTCGATTCAGAGCACCGGGCGTTTGAAGAAAGCCACCACTCTGTTACAAGCTGAAAATTCAGGAGAGGTTAATCCTAACTCACCACAATTTCTCAGTTATACAttcttcagaaaaataaattaacataaattagagaaaactgaactgacaaaGTAACAGGAGAAGATCTAACATAACATTTCAGATGCCAAATCCCCACAGGTGCTGAACACCTCACTAATAAACTGTTTCTCAGCTGGTGACAGACAGAACCGAGAGGGAACAGtgaacacagtctctctctgtctctctgtgcatctgtctctctctcactggctgtttttctttctctgtatctgtctgtctctctcactctcgcagtctgtttttctctctctgtatctgtctctgcctctctctgtacctgtctctctctctttctctccccctctttttttctctctctcctgcactccACTGGTTTGCTCATCAAATTTGTAGTTTAAGGAGCctgaggaggggggagggggggtagtGCTTAGTGCTGGGCGTCCTGGCAGATTCCAGTGAATTAAACCAAACTCCCCAGCACTGACAGTCTGTCAACCGGCTAGCGGCTCTCCCCTCTCCCAGTGACTGTGTTATGACACAGGCTGTCCCGGGAGAGCGCTGCACTGTGTTACCAATTAGTTTATTTGGGAGGCAAGGGGGACATGTTGGAAGTGTATTTTGAGTACACACCTGAAGGTGAGTCATCCCACAGCCTGGCAAATTGTTTTCTCAGCTAAcagtttgggggtttttttgccctCATATATTagatatgaaatatatttcacccgtatactttttttttgtcagtgcatCTTGACAGATTTGTACTTTATTTGGCTACTTGTGAGGTAGTTATCTTGAGCTAGTTGGAAATAAATTGGATTTTTGAAGAGGTTACGTGGATCTTGACAGCTTTTCACAGTGATTCTTCGCGTGTCGGTGTGCAAAAGTGtgcattctctgtgtgtgtgtgtgtgtgtgtgtgtgtgcatgtttgtgcaaacGTGTGCCCATATTTTTCCTCACCCACACCCTCTTCAGCAGAGATTGCAATCTAAATAACATTGTATACATATTCATCATTTCTGGATAATAACTTTCTGAGGCGAGTTGAACAACAACTTATGCCTCCGTGCCTCCGAAGCAGTTagataatgcaaaaaaaaataaaaatatatatatatatataaatatataaatatatatatatattatttgaCAGATCTTTTTCCCgttttcttctcttcacacAGTAACTTTTACTACATCACGTTGCTACGCGACCCTGTCTCACGCTACCTCAGCGAGTGGAAACACGTTCAGCGCGGCGCCACCTGGAAAACGGCGCTGCACATGTGCGACGGCCGCCCGCCCACACCCGACGAACTGCCCGCCTGCTACAGCAGCGAGGACTGGACCGGCGTCTCATTGGCCGAGTTCATGGCCTGCCCGTCCAACCTGGCCAATAACAGGCAGACGCGCATGCTGGCCGACCTCAGTCTGGTCGGCTGCTACAACCTGTCGTCCATGAGCGCGCAGCGACGCGACGAGGTGCTGCTAGCCAGCGCCATGCGTAACCTGCGTCACATGGCCTTCTTCGGCCTGACCGAGTTCCAGCGCAAGACGCAGTATCTCTTCGAGCGGACCTTCGGCCTGCGGTTCGTGGCGCCGTTCACGCAGCTGAACGGGACGAGGGCGGCAGGCGTGGTGGTGGGCGGGGCGCTGCGGCGGCGAATCGAGGCGCTCAACGCGCTGGACCTGCGGCTGTACGAGTACGCGCGGGAGCTTTTCCTGCGTCGCGTGCAGCGCTGCAGGCAGAcggagagaaggaaggagagggagaggcggaggagagagagacgactGCGCATGAAGGAGCAGGCGAAGAGGTGGGAGGACggggaagagggggaggaggaggaggaggaggagggagacgAGGGGAAGGAGGGAacggaggaggaagagggactGGGAACCACAGAAGACTACAGCAGTCAAGTGGTGCGGTGGTGATGTTTAGATTTTTCGACTGGTCCGAATGGGATCAGTGGACaaattccctttctctctctctctctctctctctctctttttttttaccatccctcttcctttctcccaTTGTCCCTCTCAAccccatttctctccctctccctctctcttatcttccctcttttcctgtcctcctcctttgtctcacgttggtttttttctcactccctccctctctctctctctgtgtgtcattgaGGACTGTCCAGTGTCATGCTGACAGAGTGAAGCTCTCATCACCTGCCAACGCTGACGTCTCCACTCCTCAAAAGGCCAGCGAGCCTTACGTCACAGGTCTCCTAacgctgtctctccctctctcactgtaatTCTCAGTCAAATGGAATGCTGGTATGCAATGCTATTCAGCAGAGacgttcttaaaaaaaaaaaaaaaaaaaaaaaaaaaagggaccgAACCAAGTGATGACATTATGTAAAAGattttcactgactgactgcGGAAATTTGCAGAACCCAGAAACGTGCCATGAGATCAGTTCAAGTTTTCACCCGAATCTTGTCAAAGACTAATCTCGAGTTTCATTTGAAGCTTTTAACTGTAAACGTTATATATGcatataatattaaatattgtaTATAAAAAATAACTGATCTGCGATCCAAGCAAAACAGGTCTGAAAAGACtatttattaaacattatttattgatttgctGGCCTGTTGCTTTGGTGTTATAACAAAGAGATAAGTATTTTAAGCCTTATCTGAGCACATATTGTATGTATGATGGGAATGAAGGTTTTAACCTATGACATTGCAGTGAATGTacattgttt from Chanos chanos chromosome 8, fChaCha1.1, whole genome shotgun sequence includes the following:
- the hs6st3a gene encoding heparan-sulfate 6-O-sulfotransferase 3-B; its protein translation is MDDKSNKLLLIPILAVLFVMIGYQYICPAGNSSCRFRTGEGSSALSSHLAQCTPGSVTGKDVLELDDDGSLKFTSKFNFTSEDLERHVDFDIKGNDVIVFLHIQKTGGTTFGRHLVRNIHLERPCDCKPGQKKCTCHRPGKAESWLFSRFSTGWSCGLHADWTELTNCVPAMMNKKERKDAPANRRNFYYITLLRDPVSRYLSEWKHVQRGATWKTALHMCDGRPPTPDELPACYSSEDWTGVSLAEFMACPSNLANNRQTRMLADLSLVGCYNLSSMSAQRRDEVLLASAMRNLRHMAFFGLTEFQRKTQYLFERTFGLRFVAPFTQLNGTRAAGVVVGGALRRRIEALNALDLRLYEYARELFLRRVQRCRQTERRKERERRRRERRLRMKEQAKRWEDGEEGEEEEEEEGDEGKEGTEEEEGLGTTEDYSSQVVRW